Part of the Polyangiaceae bacterium genome is shown below.
AGAAGCCAAAGCTGGAGGACGACCAGCAGCAGCACGAAGCACAGGACGCCATAGACGACCGTGGTTCGCTGCGCGCGCGTCGATTGGCGAGCCGGGCGCGACATCAACCGGTCCTCGCGGTCACATCGACGGCGAATACCTCGCCATCGACGATGTCGAGTTCGATCTGCGGCAGCGGCCGCGGCGGCGGCCCCGATATGTTGCGGCCCGTCGCAAGATCGAAGTAGCCCTTGTGGCACGCGCAGAGAAACACGCCCTCGTCGAAGCGCGGCACCACCGCGCACGCAAGGTGCGTGCACTTCTGGCTGAACGCGACGAGCTTGTTTTCGGCAAGGCGAACCAGCAAACACGGATCGTGGTCGCTCGGGTAATCGAACATCAGCGACTGACCCACGGGCACGTCGGTCACCGCGGCAATCCGCTTGCGCGGCGGCGACGGACGTCGCTGCCGGACCAAGCTCTGCCCCGCGATCCAACCCTGCCCAGCGACGAACGCCCCGCTGGTCAGCACGAGGAACCGCGTGAAGTCACGCCGCGCGACGTGGTGATCCTGCGGCCAGTCGATCGCAAAGTCGTGCCGCCACCGCGGCTGCTCCTCCATCGGCCGGCCGTCCGGTGGCACCGTGATGTCCTCGGGGTCGCGCGTCGGCCCATACACGTCCGCTTGCGCCGTGCCCGTGAGCCCCTGGCGATCGGCGGCGTCGATCCGCGCGTCGAGCGCCAGATCCTCCTCGAAACGACTCTGCGGATCGTCGGCCATGTCAGACCTCCACCTGCGCAAAGGGGTCGGCGTCGTCACCCACCACCGGCAGCCGCACCGCACGGCTCGGCGGGCGCTCATCCATCGCCGCGGTCACGTCGATCTGCGCAGGCGCCGCCGGCCGCCGCGGCACCATCACGTTGACCCGCGTCCGGATCACCTGGTCCCCAAATCGAAACGTGTTCGTCGGCATCGACTGCGGCCGCAACGCGTGAATCTGCTCGCGTGTCCCAAAGAACAACGCCTGACTTGGACACACCGTCGCGCACATCGGCTTCTTGCCGACCGACGTCCGGTCGTAACACATGTCGCACTTCATCATGATCGCCCGATCGATGTACAGCTCGGGCACCCCGAACGGACATGCAACCACGCAGTTACCGCATGCAATGCAGCGCGGCTTGCGCGCGCTCTGCACCACACCGTCGCCAGTGCGCTTGATCGCATCGGCCGGGCAAACCTCCGCGCACGTCGGCTGTTCGCAATGCATGCACACGACGGGCACCGTCTGCACCGACGCCCCGCGATCGACGAATTCCAGGTGAATCATCGATTCGCCCCGGTGCGTATCGCATTCGGTGCACGCCTCCACGCACGACCGGCACCCGATGCAACGGCTCGGGTCGACGAAAAACTCGAGATGCCGCGGGACGCTCATTGTTGGGCCTCCCTTTCCTGGGCGTATGCGGGTGGGCCATCCGCCGGACGAAGCCGGCAGCCGCAAACCTTGTATTGAGGGATCTTGCTAATGGGATCTTGCGCCGCCACCGTCAGCCGATTCGCGCTCTTGTCGCCAGGCCAGTGGTACGGAATGAAAATGGTGTCGGGCCTTATGGTCGTCACCACCATTGCGCGCAGCGTGATCGCGCCCCGACGCGTCTCCGCCGTCGCCCAGTCTCCGTCGGCAATCCCAAGTTTTTCGGCGAGCCGCGGATGCAGCTCGATCCGCGGCTCCGGGTAATGCTTGATGAGCGGGCCAATTCGACGCGTCTGCGTCCCCGAAAGGAATTGACTCACGACACGCCCCGTCGTCAAAAAAAGCGGATACTCCTCGGAGACGTCATCCACCGCGGGTCGGTAATCGGCGACGTTGAACCGCGCTTTGCCATCCGGAAAGTAAAACCGCCCTTTTCCCTTTGCGACCGGATTGTCGCTCCCAGGCTCGAACAGCCGCGGCGTCCCCGGATGATCGTCGCTCGGGCACGGCCAAAACACACCCATTTGCCGCTCGATCTTTTCGTACGTAATGCCCGAATAATCCGCGACGCCGCCTTTGCTCGCCACGCGGAGCTCGTCGAAAATGGCCCGCGGCCCATCGAATGTAAATCCGTGCGGCCGCCCCAACGCCTTGGCCAGATCCTGGATGATACGCCAATCCTGTCGAGCTTCGCCGGGACACTCGACCGCCTTGTTCACCTTGATGACCCGCCCCTCGACCTGCGTCACCGTGCCCTCGTCCTCTTCGTGCAGGCTCCCCGGCAGCACCAGATCGGCGTGGCGCGCCGTATCGTTCAGGAAAAAGTCGATTGCAACGAAGAACTCGAGCTTTTCCAGCGCCCGCGTCACGAATTGATTGTCCGGCAGCGATACCTTCGGATTGAAGCAAATCGCAATGAGCCCCTTGATCTCGCCCGCGTCGATTTTGCGAAACATCTCGTACGCGTCCACGCCAGGCCCCGGAAGATCCGCCTCTTTGATCTTCCACACCGAAG
Proteins encoded:
- a CDS encoding Rieske 2Fe-2S domain-containing protein — translated: MLTSGAFVAGQGWIAGQSLVRQRRPSPPRKRIAAVTDVPVGQSLMFDYPSDHDPCLLVRLAENKLVAFSQKCTHLACAVVPRFDEGVFLCACHKGYFDLATGRNISGPPPRPLPQIELDIVDGEVFAVDVTARTG
- a CDS encoding 4Fe-4S binding protein produces the protein MSVPRHLEFFVDPSRCIGCRSCVEACTECDTHRGESMIHLEFVDRGASVQTVPVVCMHCEQPTCAEVCPADAIKRTGDGVVQSARKPRCIACGNCVVACPFGVPELYIDRAIMMKCDMCYDRTSVGKKPMCATVCPSQALFFGTREQIHALRPQSMPTNTFRFGDQVIRTRVNVMVPRRPAAPAQIDVTAAMDERPPSRAVRLPVVGDDADPFAQVEV